The Impatiens glandulifera unplaced genomic scaffold, dImpGla2.1, whole genome shotgun sequence genome includes the window ATTTTTGTTCAATACATAGTCATCTGGTTGTGGTTACGTAAAATAGATAGCAATGCGATCAATTTCCTGATTTGCTTGTTATATGCTTGGTGTTACtgagaaataatttttacaattaaGGTGGATCAGTTGTTGAGCTTTATAGAAGCTTGCTTGCTTTAATTTTGTGGAAATAGTCAAACTAggtttatatttatagatatattagaataaatttgtTGAGATATTTTTGGATTCTGATTTACCACAATTTGAGGAAAATCACTTCTAAACTTGTATAAATAGGTCTAACCTATTAGAGAataatatgtcaaaaacatatatttatctcTATTTAAAAATCCCACAAATTGGTATATTGTCAAGTCTCTAGCAGCTCGATTGTGTTTGAATCTCATGCACTTTATGTTTGATGAGTGTTTCAAATCAAGGGACTTATTGCTAAAAGAACTACTTCAGCCAATGAAAACCATGAGTTATTATGGGATAATTGTTTCCAAAGATATTCTTAAGCATTAAATGTGATTCTCTAAGCTAAATGACAACCCTGATATTTAGCATATTGTTTTAAAGTTTGTATTAGATAGAGTTGtctatgattaaaaaaatgagttgTCGTGAAGGACTTCTAATAATTCAAACACCGTCTCTACCAGATCTATACCAAGTATTCAACATGTAACATTAACGTTGTTTATAAACAGCTCAACTAGTAGGCTATGTTGAATTGGTGGCCCTTGACTTGATTCTTAATTGCCTAGAAAATTTTCAAGCATGATAACTATCTTAGTTGAATCATGTTGATATTTCTACTACACATGTAACCTAGTAAGATTTCTTTCTCTTCAGATTACAAATAGAAATTCATTTACCTTCAGAGAATTAGAGAAGCCGAGGAAAATAATGCAGATAAGAGGGATACTTTTGTATTTGTGTTGTGGAAATTATGCTAGAAAGATAGGTATACAATGTACTGAAAGACCGCGTCACTTGTAATATTCGAAAGTTCTTTGTTTATGATAACAACAatgtaaaatatacatataacctGTTAAAGGGATTTTAAAGGCTCTTTATTGGGCTATAGACTGTGTTTAGTCAAGCGGATATTCTGAGGAACTATCCTAAATGGAGCTGAGAGCATATATAAGGCGGTCCCATATTTTTACAGAGGATTTTATGGGCTGTTTTATACGTGGTTCCTCTTTATACCTTGGGTGAGGTAGTCAATGGGAAATGATATTTAGGcattgtttgatgaagggttatttgaattccAAATAACCACTTGTCACATCATTAATCCCATTATCAATCAAATCTTCAGCTAAAATACCTTTACTTATCTTAAacatttaactaaaatattccacttttcatcaaacaagctcttagtgtgaaatgaaagtaaaaaaggcaacattttttttcttcatgttTCATCTGGTTTGAGATACTAGCTGATATCTTCTTGCTCAATCGGAATCAGATAATGACATAGTGGTTGTTGGAGGAGGACATGCTGCCACCGTAGCAATTCGTGCTGCAAGAAAAGGTCTCGTAAAGCCATCTGCTATTGCAGCTGTTGCACCTACCTGGTCTGGCCCCCTTCCTATTGTCTTTGGTCGAGATTCAAGTATGGAATCAAGGTAGCTTCTATATTGATGGGAAATGCTAAGTGTATTTGATCTGCTTCTTTTATGTTATGATCATCTCGAATAACCCACCCATGTACTTTAAATGGTAAGAGTCTTCAATTGACATTATTCCCACTGAAAGAATCTTGATTGAAGTGGTAACCTTAAAAAGAAATCACGGTCTAAAAAAAACGAAGTGAAATGCTACTTTTACCTTATGTACTAAAATTTCCAACTAgaaacaattattataaaacCTAATAATAAGGAATCTTATACACTAATAGGGTAAACTAAAAACCAAGAAGTAGAATTCCAATTGATGTGAATCGGATTTGATGTTGAACTACAGTTAAGTCCtacaaatttttgttttttttgtcaaattaacAGGTATGGGCTCCTCAGGGGAACCTTAAGAACCCCAGCTGTAGGTTGGATGATGTACAATATGCTTGTGAGCAATGAGAAATCTATTCAATCTCAGTACACATCACATGTTTATGCTGATCCTGCAAACGTGACATCTGAATTTGTACAGAGCAGATATGCTCTTACGAAACAAAAAGGTGCCCGTTATGTCCCTGCAGCATTTTTGACAGGTCTATTGGATCCTGTACAGTCCCGAGAAGAGTTTGTCGAATTATTTGAAGGATTGGAAGGAAAGATACCTGTCTTAGTTTTGTCAACTTCTGGCTCACCTAAACGATCCAAAGCAGAGATGGAAGCTTTAAGGGATGCTAGAGGAGTAAGCAAATTTATCGAGGTTCGAGGTGCTCTTCTGCCTCAGGAAGAATACCCTGATACAGTTGCAGATGAGATCTACAATTTTTTGCAAGAAAGGTTCAACTGAATGGATAAAATATATGGGCATTGTTTTCAAAGAGATTCAGgtacttttctttttcttttcacaATTACCATATGAAAGAGAATTAATACTTTTTCCTATATATCATATCTGCTATATGGCTCATATTTCTTATGTATACATGTGAATGACGAGAACAAGTTGCATATTTTTACCTTTCTGGTTCAAAAATATGATTATGTTTTTGCTTTCTGGATTTATATTCTAGCCATAGATGATGCTAAGTTAATCTAAGCATAGAttaattttttggaaaataggacaacggattaagtatgtagcccgcaaacacacttaatcatttaacccgGCGCAGAATTtgtcgcctgacgggctcgaactcaGAATCTTAGGGTGAGATGTTGTCTAAGCATAGATTATTGTTTAATGTTAATGAAAGATTTTTAggttcatttggaaacacttttgaATGAGAAACAGCCAGGAAAATTGGATTTACAtggaaattgtttttttttttttttaatttctaaatgcTCATTGTGAGATTTTTAGAGAGATTTGTGAAGgattaaaaacttttattttcttcGGTACTGTGGCTATCTTATGTCAAAAGGCTCGATTGATATTTGAGATTCGAACTTGAGTTGTTTTCATCAAATGGGGTTCAAATTTGAATTGTGTCATATGAGATTGGAACTATCACAATTTTGGTAATTTGAAGATTTGTTCCAAACGGATGAACGTCGTCTTCTTATTTTAAAGtagcattaaaaaaaaaaaattcaattctcttcttttcgAATTTTCTCAACTAACCTACACATCGCAACGCAGCAAAACCATGTTTGGTAGTATAAAATGCGTAggtctaaaaaaaaataaggtctACCGTACAAAGTTATTTTTCTAggtatatatatcaaatttagatattttcgaattttctcAAATACCTgcatcatatattttttagtcaCTCAATCCACTTTCGGCACACATcgtttttaaatattctttcttttaaaaaattaaaaagatgaaaattttatGGTAAAATAAGAATTCAAAATATGATATTACACCATTCAAAGTTTGAAGCTTAAATGGTACATGTTCAAACCCTTATTTAGATCAAACTGTCCATCTTCAAAGCTAAGGCTTACCTCAGCACCACCCGCAGGAGAAAACaaagttataatataaagaaaaaaaaaaatcgaactTCAAAGGTCTTTTCTTACTTGGCTACTCTGACAGTCTGTTCTTTGAAGAAGCAAAGGTAGCTTTTCCCCTGGTTTATTTTGAAGCATCAAAATGGTTTTATGATCGGCCAGATAGGGATAGAGGTGGATCTCGCGAAGATCAAACCCATCGTGAACATGCCACGAGCTTCCGAATAAGTAAAGAGGGCTCCTGAATGGCTCCTTGACTCGGTCATGTAATCAAATAGTAATGGGTGAACACGAGGGTACAAGACCTAATGTATCAGAAATATGTCTCAATGACCTAATGTATCAGAAATATGTCTCAATGGAATCATTCTTAGTTGTATTAGAAGTTTAATTCATAGATTTATTCAGAAAATTGCATCAGTTCCAATTAGCTTTTATAATAAACAATTGAAAGTTTTACTGTTAAAATGGCTTATCAAGTGAGTGATTCAAGGTTTGAGCCTACTTTCTTGAATGGGAAACACTATGGAACCTAATTGCCTTCCAAAGATTAAAACTTTCTTTTGGAAAAGATATATGCCATGAATACAATCTTTTGAATAAGGTTGGAAACTGTTCAACTATATCGACTGTGGCTTGAGGCACGAGAGATTGATATAATTCAATTGGGAGAAAAATCTATTAATGGATCTTATGATGATAGAAGCAATTATGCGTTTTGAAAGATTCAACAAATATGCaatgaacttaaaaaaatatgctTTGTGATTAAGGAAGCAAATCAAGTAAGAAATTACATAGATAAACAAGCATATATCTTTGGGACCTTTGGGTATTGTTTATTAGCATCTTAATAGGATATAATCATTTAGGTATTTAGGTCTTTCTTGGATCTTGTGTAATgattttaatagtttttaataaaattcttaattcattataaaaaaatgatttggagtCTATTTTGGAACATGATTGACAATGAATGGATGATGACTGAGTCAATCGTCGGTTGTTGAGATGTTTGGATAGAAATCGCGATCTTAGTTGAATTGAGTCGATGAGTCCCTatctcaattattttctaatagaCTATTTGGCTCGAAAAGAACCGTAGGACATTAAATGATCACGTTCGATCGATGCGTTTACTCCACAACactattattataacaatatgGAAGATCTTTTCGAAAAACCGGTAAAAACGGTCGATGAATTCATGGATCTTCTTTAGGATCTCTAAGTTTGTTAACACTAGATTCTATGTTATGTTTGTTCGttgttaaacatttttttttgcttaTGTTTTTATTGTCACTCTCAAATAGTTAAACTCGTTGTATTTTAGGTGTGTTTTGTGATAAGGTGAATATTAaggttgaatatatattatggaTGGTCCATGTAAAGGCATCAATCTAAATAAACACACATGTAAAAATgctaataattagtttagttggtgAACTTGTAGCTTGTGGTCTTATCAAATACACTTGTAAAGACTACTTTAGGTGGAACTCATAGGGATTGGTTAATAGGGAGttaattttgacattatttGATATTGGGGAAGATATTACTTAATGAAAAAGTTAAGTATTTGggttatataattaaaatgtcttaataaattaatattataaagtaatgtatggatattttaataatttatgtgaaAAAACATTATACATGGATCATGTGGTAAGAGAAGTATGTTCACTCACGAGCGTGATGCACCTAACAAACAAACTAAGGACTAGAGTTAATGGGGGCatgtaagaaaaaaatttaagggttttaaatttaatgctaaaaaatttaaaatttaaaatttaaatgtactTGGAAAGAATTAAATTCCAGACAAAATGTAGAGGTTTACTTTAGGCCTGGTTCGGATTCGAGTTACTTAAATAACACGGTTATTTAAATGATTGGTAATGATTttgagattaatatttttttttgataaaaatatttaaatggtattaatatataatgataaaataaaaaataataataaaataaaatatattttaatattttgattaatgaattaagtgacgAATAAGAGAGAGATgtaatatattttggttatgattattcaaataattacgAATAAGAATTtacaataattaagtaaaatatttaaacatagatatttaatatttgataatttatttatgctTAGCTCAACCCAAAGTACAAACACCTACATAACTCCTACTCACAAACATGATTCACCTATTAGTGTTTTGATAATCATGACTCATCATTTTATGTTTATCTTTTTGAGTTGTTTATTGACTTTCTTcgttagttataattttttttttattaaaataagcaCACTATTTTTACAAAACTATATGAAGAAAATATTATCCTTTAAAAAAGAATGGAGATGGTCCCGTTACCACCTccataaacacaaattataaatGTCCCTAATAGATGTGGTCCATCTATCAAATTACACCATCCTCAACACATGATACATCATACATGAACATATTGGTGTACCATTTCAAAATTCATGCATTCAAGTATGTCAAACGACCGCATGTCAACACTATATATTAAGCCACCAAACACGAAATGCACGCGGTATACATCCTATCTTAAAATCGAGATTCATGGTAACATATCGAAAACAATGTGGGTAACGGGACCACATAACGAGCACGGGTTATACCATATCCTAAAACCCGAAAATTCAATATTCGAAACCAATGTGGGTGATGGGACCACAAAACGAGTACGTCATATATCTTATCCTAAAAACCGAACCGAAAACTTGAGATTCATAGCAATGTATAGAGACCGATTCGATTAGTGGGGCCCACAAATGTGGGCGTGGATTGAGATTGGAGATCACCCAATGAATACACAATGGGCCAACATTATTGACATTGCCATTGTGTATTAATATGGTGTGCTATGACCTTTAATTAGCCGCCTCTCCTTAGAAATGGGTATTATAATGGTGCATGCTCAAGGAGTGGTGCCCACAAGGGAAATTGAATTAGGAGTCCATGGAATTAAAGGGTGCCAGACTTTGgtactaattaataataagaatggttattttttcttttgtttaaatgaataagaaaaaaaaacaatatttcatcaaataagTATGTAGGTGCATCACTTCATTCACttgctttgtttttttttttcaagataaaAGGACTTTTATTAATAGATGCAAACAATagtacaaacaaataaaaaaaattcagtaCTCATAAGAGTACATGACTATGAGggcatttttaaatataaaacaaggTTTAAATAGAAacgtgaaaaataaaaacaaagaaaagttATTCACGGATGTTGAATTAATTATTGAACGAGTAGGTCGTATCTTTTTAGTAAGTATTCTTCTAATCGTTCAATTCATATAATTCATCAAAAGATTACGGGAATAggcactttattttttttgttaagtctCATCACACTTGCCAACATTATTCATCACCAAATATGATCCATTCTTGCATCACTTGCTTGGTCTAATGCAATTTCTTAGAAAAAGGTAAGAGGTTTGTGTGACTTCCAATAGTGATCAATAGATCTTTAAGAGAAAGTGATTTggattatgatttaatttttgtagtatgaataaattaaacaaaactaaTTTGTATCGtgatatgaaataatttaataaatcgGTTATAATAGTTAAAAGTTCTATGATTTTCGGCATCTAAGTCACCATCATAGATTACCAAACATTATGATCACACAAAATCAACAAATATCTCAAAACTCATGTAATCCCTCTAATTAATCAGTCCACCATCCTCTTTATGAGCATAATTAAAGTCAATGTTAAGTTTGTCAATGACTA containing:
- the LOC124918008 gene encoding uncharacterized protein LOC124918008, whose amino-acid sequence is MVSSAICHLPSTSFSLNLKIGRAYSPSQRIRLPKFLPIKASSVDFANSSAVDGSSISVKTDKWQWKFEDTAVKVYYEEHEKESLKPKKDILLIPTISDVSTVEEWRSVATNIVNRVNNINWRATIVDWPGLGYSDRPKLDYNADVMEKFLVDFIMGPNSPIKGSDNDIVVVGGGHAATVAIRAARKGLVKPSAIAAVAPTWSGPLPIVFGRDSSMESRYGLLRGTLRTPAVGWMMYNMLVSNEKSIQSQYTSHVYADPANVTSEFVQSRYALTKQKGARYVPAAFLTGLLDPVQSREEFVELFEGLEGKIPVLVLSTSGSPKRSKAEMEALRDARGVSKFIEVRGALLPQEEYPDTVADEIYNFLQERFN